Proteins encoded together in one Mycobacterium sp. MS1601 window:
- a CDS encoding AAA family ATPase — protein sequence MSWQVRPMSLVVGGIVKPDDVVGRYRDAAAVLAALPHSGAVLVGDRRHGKTSLARMVAHQVRATGALVGAASAERGTYADFVSALAAELARFEPSWSQELAKLRVSLNAGPVTIEREARAATALDELLRQAVDRADGRQVVLFIDEVTVLARRLERAHSGAGDDFLRTLRRFRQEYGGGVATVLSGSIGFHHVSVDAPSTVNDIRKITVGPIRADHAAFLAECLLLGIGVYPPEAHRVAPAVAEAAEGVPYYIQHLVLALQDHYLRDGRLPPADQIPDLVTTAVENLNDPWDLRHYRDRLPNYYGSVADVIAGVLDIYAHAGAPLTVDDTLMLLRGEGSPVRDRHQLVSLIERLELDHYLVRVGDSDRFASPLIQRAWRAMRR from the coding sequence GTGTCCTGGCAGGTACGACCCATGTCCCTGGTGGTGGGCGGCATCGTCAAACCCGATGACGTCGTCGGGCGTTATCGCGATGCAGCAGCCGTGTTGGCGGCGCTGCCCCACAGTGGCGCAGTCCTGGTCGGCGATCGTCGTCACGGCAAGACGTCCCTGGCCCGCATGGTGGCGCACCAGGTGCGCGCCACCGGCGCACTGGTGGGCGCTGCCAGCGCCGAACGCGGCACGTATGCGGACTTCGTGTCGGCACTGGCGGCCGAACTGGCCCGGTTCGAGCCGTCCTGGAGCCAGGAACTGGCCAAACTCCGCGTCTCGCTCAATGCGGGCCCGGTGACCATCGAACGGGAAGCCCGCGCCGCCACCGCCCTGGACGAGTTGCTCCGCCAGGCCGTGGACCGCGCCGACGGACGTCAGGTCGTCTTGTTCATCGACGAGGTGACCGTCCTGGCCCGCCGGCTGGAACGGGCACACAGCGGCGCCGGTGACGACTTCCTGCGCACACTGCGCCGATTCCGCCAGGAGTACGGCGGAGGAGTTGCCACGGTGTTGTCCGGGTCGATCGGCTTCCATCACGTATCCGTCGACGCACCCAGCACCGTCAACGACATCCGGAAGATCACCGTCGGCCCCATCCGCGCCGATCACGCCGCATTCCTCGCCGAATGCCTGCTGCTGGGAATCGGCGTCTACCCGCCGGAGGCGCACCGGGTGGCGCCGGCTGTCGCCGAAGCCGCCGAAGGCGTTCCCTACTACATCCAGCACCTGGTACTCGCCCTACAAGACCACTACCTGCGTGACGGCCGCCTACCACCTGCCGACCAGATCCCCGATCTGGTGACCACCGCCGTCGAAAACCTCAACGATCCCTGGGATCTCCGGCACTACCGGGACCGGCTACCCAACTACTACGGATCGGTCGCCGACGTCATCGCAGGCGTGCTCGACATCTATGCCCACGCCGGCGCCCCGTTGACCGTCGACGACACCCTGATGTTGCTGCGTGGCGAAGGCAGTCCGGTCCGCGACCGACATCAGTTGGTCAGCCTGATCGAACGCCTGGAACTCGACCACTATCTGGTGCGCGTCGGTGACTCCGACCGGTTCGCCTCCCCGCTGATCCAACGCGCCTGGCGAGCGATGCGGCGATGA
- a CDS encoding MarR family transcriptional regulator: MTTPVFTPSALPPAELDALTVGRAALFTKLVRRIVGAARDGSRPHTLLVAPRGMGKTHTLHVAVNRALADPATAKNVLPVFIPEDALAIGSYLDILVEIARVVGIAQSARSMRRDKDAVGIEQAILAAAADRMVLLVIENLDRVFDSLGSDGQGNLRAWVETSTAITLLASSPALFPGVSSRSHPWYGSFMVETLPDLELPDVMAIIAGTARRRGADDLVAFVESPEGTRSLADIYALVGGAPRPWHQLAQVAGVATLEAVTPAVAALLDSLVPNYQRQLAELSPGELRLVAELARADQPRTVSDLAAAVGVSNQSAATALGRLSASRWVTSAKKSEDRRATWYSLTDPLLRQVLRFRDR, encoded by the coding sequence ATGACGACGCCGGTGTTCACCCCCTCGGCATTGCCCCCGGCAGAACTCGACGCCCTGACGGTCGGGCGCGCGGCTCTGTTCACCAAGCTGGTGCGCCGCATCGTCGGCGCTGCCCGTGACGGCTCCCGGCCGCACACACTTCTGGTGGCCCCCAGAGGCATGGGCAAGACGCACACGCTGCATGTCGCGGTGAACCGCGCACTTGCCGACCCCGCAACCGCCAAAAATGTTCTGCCGGTGTTCATTCCCGAAGACGCCCTGGCAATCGGCTCTTATCTCGACATCCTGGTGGAGATCGCCAGGGTCGTCGGCATCGCGCAGTCCGCGCGGTCCATGCGCCGCGACAAAGACGCCGTCGGCATCGAGCAGGCCATCCTGGCCGCCGCGGCCGACCGTATGGTGCTGCTGGTGATCGAGAACCTGGACCGGGTTTTCGACAGCCTGGGCTCCGACGGCCAGGGAAACCTGCGGGCCTGGGTCGAAACATCAACGGCAATAACACTTTTGGCCAGCAGTCCGGCCCTGTTCCCAGGAGTGTCGTCGCGGTCGCACCCCTGGTACGGGTCGTTCATGGTGGAGACGCTGCCCGACCTCGAGCTGCCGGATGTGATGGCCATCATCGCTGGAACCGCGCGCAGGCGCGGCGCTGACGATCTCGTTGCCTTCGTCGAATCACCCGAGGGAACAAGATCTTTGGCTGACATCTACGCGCTCGTGGGCGGTGCACCACGCCCTTGGCATCAGCTCGCACAGGTCGCCGGCGTCGCCACGCTCGAGGCCGTCACACCGGCGGTGGCAGCGCTACTGGACAGCCTGGTTCCCAACTACCAGCGGCAGCTTGCAGAGCTCTCGCCCGGAGAGCTACGCCTGGTCGCAGAGCTGGCCCGCGCGGACCAACCCCGCACCGTCAGCGACCTGGCCGCCGCCGTCGGGGTGTCGAATCAGTCGGCCGCAACGGCACTGGGCAGACTCTCCGCCTCACGATGGGTGACGTCGGCCAAAAAGAGCGAAGACCGTCGCGCCACCTGGTACAGCCTCACCGATCCGCTTTTGCGGCAGGTGCTGCGGTTCCGCGATCGCTGA
- a CDS encoding S9 family peptidase: MSTSTRISVEEFFNPPERAGATISPDGTQIAYLAPWRNRLNIWIQDVDGTTEPRCVTADGTRSVYLFSWTHDSRHLLYMQDTGGDENFHVYRVDLDDPDAAAVDLTPFPNTRCSYELLRARPGKAVVQHNARNPELVDAFELDIASGELTLLAENPGNVIGWIAGPGGHLFTNTLTADGDVEISQWDPATTSVRPIKVYDGRDYPLGIHPIVPTPDGTGIWLGSYDGSDRMRPVRLDVAAGTETEVDSHPTFDLAAQIMLPSPFIVSEQTGDLIGVRYYGERQVIHPLDPDFAAVLDKLSALSDGDLSKISTDDTGQRWVVSFNHDREPGVTYFYDNTTGQSRLLFRPYPNLDPDSLAPMTPVTVTARDGLDLHGYLTLPIGQEPANLPMVLLVHGGPWARDCWSYQPEVQLLANRGYAVLQVNFRGSTGYGKAFTQAAIGEFAGKMHDDLIDSVDWAVKQGYADRDRVAIFGGSYGGYATLVGVTFTPDVFAAAIDYVGISSLPNFMRTLPNVGRRFLATNWHLYVGDPEDPAQEADMLARSPITKVDRIRTPLLVVQGANDSRVVQAESDNMVAALRARGVEVEYMVKEDEGHGFVNPDNSIDMYHAVERFLAQHL; encoded by the coding sequence GTGTCCACATCCACACGCATTTCCGTCGAAGAGTTCTTCAACCCGCCCGAGCGCGCCGGCGCCACCATCTCGCCGGACGGTACGCAGATCGCGTACCTGGCGCCGTGGCGAAACCGCCTCAACATCTGGATTCAGGATGTCGACGGGACCACCGAACCGCGGTGCGTCACCGCGGACGGCACCCGCAGCGTCTACCTCTTCAGCTGGACCCACGACTCCCGTCACCTGCTCTACATGCAGGACACCGGCGGCGACGAGAACTTCCACGTCTACCGCGTCGACCTCGATGACCCGGACGCGGCCGCCGTCGACCTGACGCCGTTCCCGAACACCCGCTGCTCCTACGAGCTGCTGCGGGCCCGGCCCGGCAAAGCCGTGGTGCAGCACAACGCCCGCAACCCCGAGCTGGTGGACGCCTTCGAACTCGACATCGCCAGCGGCGAACTGACATTGCTCGCCGAAAATCCGGGCAATGTCATCGGTTGGATTGCCGGTCCCGGCGGGCACCTGTTCACCAACACGCTGACCGCGGACGGCGACGTCGAGATCTCCCAGTGGGATCCGGCCACCACGTCCGTACGGCCCATCAAGGTGTACGACGGGCGTGATTACCCACTGGGTATCCATCCGATCGTGCCCACGCCCGACGGCACCGGGATCTGGCTGGGTTCCTACGACGGCAGCGACCGCATGCGCCCCGTGCGCCTCGATGTGGCCGCCGGGACCGAGACCGAGGTGGACAGTCATCCCACCTTCGATCTGGCCGCACAGATCATGCTGCCCTCGCCGTTCATCGTCAGCGAGCAGACCGGTGACCTCATCGGCGTCCGCTACTACGGTGAGCGCCAGGTGATCCACCCCCTGGACCCCGACTTCGCAGCCGTGCTGGACAAGCTCTCCGCACTGTCCGACGGCGATCTGTCCAAGATCTCGACCGATGACACCGGGCAGCGATGGGTGGTCAGTTTCAACCACGACCGCGAACCCGGCGTCACCTACTTCTACGACAACACCACAGGGCAGAGCCGGTTGTTGTTCCGGCCGTACCCGAACCTGGATCCGGACTCGCTGGCGCCCATGACTCCCGTCACCGTCACTGCGCGCGACGGACTGGATCTGCACGGCTACCTGACCCTGCCCATCGGGCAGGAGCCCGCCAACCTGCCCATGGTGCTGCTGGTGCACGGCGGGCCGTGGGCCCGCGACTGCTGGAGCTACCAACCCGAGGTGCAGCTGCTGGCCAACCGCGGATACGCGGTGCTGCAGGTCAACTTCCGTGGCTCTACCGGCTATGGAAAGGCCTTCACCCAAGCCGCGATCGGCGAGTTCGCCGGCAAGATGCACGACGACCTGATCGACTCGGTGGACTGGGCCGTCAAGCAGGGCTACGCCGACCGGGACCGGGTGGCCATCTTCGGCGGTTCGTACGGCGGGTACGCGACGCTGGTCGGCGTCACGTTCACCCCGGACGTCTTTGCCGCCGCCATCGACTACGTCGGGATCTCCAGCCTGCCCAACTTCATGCGCACCCTGCCCAATGTGGGCCGACGGTTCCTGGCCACCAACTGGCACCTCTACGTCGGTGACCCGGAGGATCCGGCGCAGGAGGCCGACATGCTGGCCCGCTCGCCCATCACCAAAGTGGATCGGATCCGCACCCCGTTGCTGGTGGTCCAGGGCGCCAACGACTCTCGGGTGGTGCAGGCCGAATCCGACAACATGGTCGCGGCGCTACGGGCCCGTGGTGTCGAGGTCGAGTACATGGTCAAAGAGGACGAGGGGCACGGGTTCGTCAACCCGGACAACAGCATCGACATGTATCACGCGGTCGAGCGGTTCCTCGCTCAGCATCTGTAG
- a CDS encoding acetyl-CoA acetyltransferase: MPLDQRTPVIVGVGQFTERIDDPGYRGMSAVDLATEAARAALADTGASVGDVARTVDVVVGLRQFEISGPMPALLGKSDNYPRSVMRRLGADPARVVLEPVGGQGSQKVVTEFAAAIAAGEIEVAMVMGSEPGSTARYFAGRDDKPDFTEHIGGQLEDRGHQIYSYIDEYTVTHGLTGAPVQYGLLDNARRARLGLGVADYRHQMAELFAPMSKVAAKNPFSSSPVERSVSEVETVTPENRMICDPYPRLLVARDTVNQGAATVLMSVGAARRLGVPEEKWVYLHGHADLVEQALLSRPDLGASPAAVLAVQEGLRVAGIGVDDISTFDLYSCFPFPVFVACEALGISGDDPRGLTLTGGLPYFGGPGNSYSLHGIAETVAEMRDKPGQYGFIGANGGIMSKYSVGIYSTLPVDWRTSRSAALNQEVAALATVPVTKVVDGVGTIETYSVRYDWPVRTGIIVGRLESDGSRFMATTEDDELVALMSDGDPLGARVAIRSTENGNRATLA, from the coding sequence ATGCCGCTTGATCAGCGCACCCCCGTCATCGTCGGCGTCGGCCAGTTCACCGAGCGCATCGACGACCCCGGATACCGGGGAATGTCCGCGGTGGACCTGGCGACCGAGGCGGCGCGAGCCGCCCTGGCCGATACCGGGGCGTCCGTCGGCGACGTCGCGCGGACGGTGGACGTGGTGGTGGGGCTTCGGCAGTTCGAGATATCCGGGCCCATGCCTGCCCTACTGGGCAAGTCCGACAACTACCCGCGCTCGGTGATGCGCCGGCTCGGCGCGGACCCGGCCCGCGTGGTTCTCGAGCCCGTGGGTGGCCAGGGATCGCAGAAGGTGGTCACCGAGTTCGCCGCGGCCATCGCCGCCGGCGAGATCGAGGTCGCCATGGTGATGGGCTCCGAACCGGGATCCACCGCACGGTATTTCGCCGGGCGTGACGACAAGCCCGACTTCACCGAGCACATCGGCGGCCAACTCGAGGACCGCGGGCATCAGATCTACAGCTACATCGACGAATACACCGTGACGCACGGACTGACCGGGGCGCCGGTGCAGTACGGGCTGCTGGACAATGCCCGCCGCGCGCGGCTGGGCCTCGGTGTCGCCGACTACCGGCACCAGATGGCCGAACTGTTTGCGCCGATGTCGAAAGTTGCTGCCAAGAACCCGTTCTCGTCGTCACCGGTGGAGCGTTCCGTTTCCGAGGTCGAGACGGTGACGCCCGAGAATCGGATGATCTGCGACCCGTACCCGCGGCTGCTGGTTGCCCGTGACACTGTCAACCAGGGCGCCGCCACGGTACTGATGTCGGTGGGTGCGGCCCGCAGGCTGGGTGTGCCCGAGGAGAAGTGGGTGTACCTACATGGACACGCCGACCTGGTGGAACAGGCGTTGCTGTCGCGGCCCGATCTCGGGGCCAGCCCTGCCGCCGTGCTGGCGGTGCAGGAGGGCCTGCGGGTGGCGGGCATCGGCGTCGACGACATCTCCACCTTCGACCTGTACAGCTGTTTCCCGTTCCCGGTGTTCGTGGCCTGTGAGGCGCTAGGAATATCCGGAGACGATCCGCGTGGCCTGACACTCACCGGCGGGCTGCCCTACTTCGGTGGTCCGGGAAACAGCTACTCACTGCACGGCATTGCCGAGACGGTGGCCGAGATGCGGGACAAGCCAGGCCAGTACGGCTTCATCGGCGCCAACGGCGGCATCATGAGCAAGTACTCCGTTGGCATCTACTCCACCCTGCCCGTCGACTGGAGAACCAGTCGCAGTGCCGCCCTGAATCAGGAGGTTGCCGCGCTGGCCACCGTGCCCGTGACCAAGGTCGTCGACGGCGTTGGCACCATCGAGACCTACTCCGTGCGTTACGACTGGCCCGTGCGTACCGGGATCATCGTCGGCCGGCTGGAATCCGACGGATCGCGGTTCATGGCCACCACCGAGGACGACGAGCTGGTGGCGTTGATGAGCGACGGAGACCCGTTGGGTGCGCGTGTCGCCATACGGTCCACTGAGAACGGCAACCGGGCCACGCTTGCCTAA